A region from the Bacteroidota bacterium genome encodes:
- a CDS encoding response regulator: MYSRPVLFLIILLTTAFSFAKATSAPELQSTSRHLDREILLQSLLDSARKARKFDVQFSLRLANQGIAKADSLAEPLWKARFYCNRGISLRMLNLYDEAVKSQYEALSVFQQFSDSTHIAKSMYELGQLYALTRDYDRALSYHFNALYLREYDTNLIARAKSYLAIGEVLTLINDSWRALDFLLNARLILEKRQETSLLATTMFRLAELMLRMQRYNEALDHIDKALALAADDARKSEFQLLKARILWQVNKTDQAVEILREVQPGLEARRNFAALIELHTLLKDIKKNQGNFEAALVHADLLNTFSDSLRSRQRIEEISRLQLKFETSQLEANNEILKLKLKEAKYENRRMALIIVILVMGMLIVIAIRVVMRNRRANRRLQEMNQLLEQKVEERTSELRQQSNNLQSANDALTKSETMLRAIIETVPLGVVVTSPDGKASLFNPQLKDLGFSAEELQKADWFKHIVPGEQQKIRELWFGAHTHHMPLPETTFRIILSKQLKWLRMRGKCLHLDGNFSGMVIIIEDFSEVKKYETDLIKAKNKAEESDKLKSAFLANMSHEIRTPMNAILGFADLLPSDDYEPEEKQEFINTIQSSGQLLLNLINDIIDISKIEAGELKIIPATFELGALMETLQQTFRKQLDLNGKNDVKLVLSNKEASENYTVHTDKLRLQQILTNLLSNAVKFTHQGNIEFGVIRVDDQYEFYVKDTGIGIPESKLDVIFDRFRQADDSHTKQYGGTGLGLAISRQLAQLLGGKMWVESVEGKGTTFYFTIPCQFTDKDALKDYPDYSDKKVLVVEDVEANFHLLNNMLKRSGITVLHASNGYTAIEIAREEQPDLVLMDIQLPELDGVGALRALRKEKYTKPIVAITAFALAGDAQYYLRQGFDSYLSKPLSLEKLYSLLQLFFDPETRLGQPVEFLHDDQGDAAQ; the protein is encoded by the coding sequence ATGTATTCACGGCCAGTCCTGTTTTTAATCATTTTACTTACTACTGCTTTCAGTTTTGCCAAAGCAACCAGTGCGCCTGAACTCCAAAGCACTTCAAGGCACCTGGACCGTGAAATCTTACTTCAAAGCCTGCTCGATTCCGCCCGGAAAGCTCGCAAATTCGATGTCCAATTCTCCCTGCGCCTGGCAAACCAAGGCATCGCCAAGGCCGACTCGCTTGCTGAACCCTTGTGGAAAGCCCGGTTTTATTGCAACAGAGGAATAAGCCTCCGCATGTTGAATCTCTACGACGAGGCAGTCAAGAGCCAATACGAAGCATTGTCAGTATTTCAGCAATTCAGCGACTCCACGCACATCGCAAAATCGATGTACGAACTCGGGCAGCTCTATGCGTTGACCAGGGACTACGACCGTGCCTTGTCTTACCATTTTAATGCCCTCTATTTGCGGGAGTACGATACCAACCTGATTGCAAGGGCAAAAAGTTATCTGGCCATAGGCGAGGTTTTGACTCTGATAAACGACAGTTGGAGAGCGTTGGATTTTTTGCTCAATGCCCGGCTGATTCTCGAAAAACGTCAGGAAACAAGCTTACTTGCTACCACCATGTTTCGTCTGGCCGAGCTGATGCTTCGAATGCAACGCTACAACGAGGCCCTCGACCACATCGACAAAGCTTTGGCCCTTGCTGCTGATGATGCCCGGAAATCAGAATTCCAACTCTTAAAAGCCAGGATACTTTGGCAGGTCAATAAAACAGATCAGGCCGTTGAAATACTCAGGGAAGTGCAACCCGGGCTGGAAGCTCGCCGCAATTTCGCCGCCCTGATCGAGCTGCATACTCTGCTTAAAGACATCAAAAAGAACCAGGGCAATTTTGAAGCTGCACTTGTCCATGCCGATCTGCTGAATACTTTCAGCGACTCTCTCCGAAGCCGGCAGCGAATCGAAGAAATATCCCGGCTTCAGTTGAAATTTGAAACCAGCCAGCTCGAAGCCAACAACGAAATACTCAAGCTCAAGCTCAAAGAAGCCAAATACGAAAACCGGAGGATGGCATTGATTATTGTCATCCTGGTGATGGGCATGCTGATTGTTATTGCCATAAGGGTAGTGATGCGCAACAGGCGCGCCAACCGCAGGCTGCAGGAAATGAATCAGCTGCTTGAGCAGAAGGTGGAGGAGCGCACCTCCGAATTGCGACAGCAGAGCAACAACCTGCAATCAGCCAATGATGCCCTCACAAAAAGCGAAACAATGCTCAGGGCTATCATCGAAACCGTGCCCCTGGGTGTGGTCGTAACTTCGCCTGATGGCAAAGCAAGCCTTTTCAACCCTCAGCTCAAGGACCTGGGCTTTAGTGCCGAAGAGCTTCAGAAAGCCGACTGGTTTAAGCATATTGTACCCGGTGAGCAGCAAAAAATAAGGGAACTCTGGTTTGGTGCGCACACTCATCACATGCCCCTGCCCGAGACCACATTCCGCATCATTCTGAGCAAGCAACTGAAATGGTTGCGTATGCGTGGCAAATGCCTGCATCTGGATGGCAATTTCAGCGGAATGGTAATCATCATTGAAGACTTCTCGGAGGTAAAAAAATACGAAACCGACCTGATCAAAGCCAAAAACAAGGCCGAAGAATCCGACAAGCTCAAGTCGGCATTTCTTGCCAATATGAGCCACGAGATCCGCACACCCATGAATGCCATCCTGGGATTTGCCGACCTGCTGCCGTCCGATGACTACGAGCCCGAAGAAAAGCAGGAGTTTATCAACACCATCCAATCCAGCGGCCAGCTGCTGCTCAACCTGATCAACGACATCATCGACATCTCGAAGATTGAAGCTGGCGAGCTGAAAATCATCCCCGCCACCTTCGAACTGGGCGCCCTGATGGAAACCTTGCAGCAAACTTTCAGAAAACAGCTCGACCTCAACGGGAAAAACGACGTTAAGCTTGTGCTCTCAAATAAAGAGGCCAGCGAGAACTATACCGTGCATACCGACAAACTAAGGCTCCAGCAAATCCTCACCAACCTGCTAAGCAATGCTGTGAAGTTCACACATCAGGGAAACATTGAGTTTGGTGTGATACGCGTGGACGACCAATATGAGTTTTATGTGAAAGACACAGGCATCGGCATTCCCGAGTCGAAGCTCGATGTCATTTTCGACCGGTTCAGGCAGGCCGACGATTCACATACCAAGCAATACGGAGGCACCGGACTAGGTCTGGCCATATCGCGCCAGCTGGCCCAGCTGCTTGGCGGCAAGATGTGGGTGGAATCCGTGGAGGGCAAAGGCACCACTTTCTATTTCACCATTCCCTGCCAGTTTACCGACAAAGATGCCCTCAAAGACTATCCCGACTATTCGGACAAGAAAGTATTGGTTGTCGAAGACGTCGAGGCCAACTTTCACCTGCTCAACAACATGCTCAAGCGATCAGGCATCACTGTGCTGCATGCCTCCAATGGATATACAGCCATAGAAATCGCCCGTGAAGAACAACCCGACCTTGTGCTCATGGACATCCAACTGCCCGAACTGGACGGGGTGGGCGCTTTACGTGCATTGCGCAAGGAAAAATATACCAAACCCATTGTAGCTATCACAGCCTTTGCACTGGCCGGCGATGCCCAATATTATCTCCGTCAGGGCTTCGACTCCTACCTGAGCAAACCACTAAGCCTGGAAAAGCTTTATTCCCTACTGCAATTGTTTTTCGATCCCGAAACCAGGCTCGGTCAACCTGTAGAATTCCTTCACGATGATCAAGGTGATGCTGCCCAATAG